From a single Dendropsophus ebraccatus isolate aDenEbr1 chromosome 8, aDenEbr1.pat, whole genome shotgun sequence genomic region:
- the NRAP gene encoding nebulin-related-anchoring protein isoform X3, with protein MILTVNNFVSFQKKPYCQAHNPKNNTFTSVYETPVNIHVKKQSETFSEIKYREEGERFKSVFHWDMKGIERDHNYKAEHVMQQNEYEEGKSWLSNVDPDMVRIEQAQKTIDNVQYTEDYEQQIRKGSFPAMITPAYQTARKAAQQASNVEYKRGHEERVSQYTTVVDTKDILHARSGGQHRSDIKYTEDYEEQRGKGSYPALITPGYQIAKKANELASDVKYHQRYQREMKGKATAADVTSTRRSTEHLSQEYDEDLEEYRGKGSFPAMITPAYLSAKKANDIASDIKYKKDLSKMRGAAQYHTLAAEDNLTLKQAQNVNKLVSEVGYKKDLESSKGHSINYCETPQFKNVNKISKYTSDLKYKEKYQTQKGHYEGVGMDRRTLHAMKAGSLASNLSYKSDKTDITDGEYCYPATLTPSYQTTKKLLPLKDVNYRQSIDKMKFSSVADSPQIVQARVNAQQLSDLNYRADYEKSKTHYTLPQDVPEMVKAKANAELYSENKYKEEWMKSKGQNFEMSLDNLSLMSAKASGDLASDIKYREEYEKSKGKAAATSDSRLLHSMQVGKLNSEINYKKGFEETKTQFHLPMDMVNMTHAKQAQALASDLDYRQKLHEYTMLPEDMKVQWAKKAYDLQSENQYRSDLTWMKGVGWMAEGSLNVEQAKKAGELVSEKKYRQKADSLKFTSVADSPQIRHAKKSQELQSHIAYKSGTEDLLHHYTIHNEEPVFQQARINAANLSEKLYKSSWEKQKEKGFDLRLDSLSILTAKAKRDLASDIKYKESYEKTKGKMIGVQRAEEDSKISHSLQMTKMQSDLEYKKGFEDAKTQYHVSMDMLDMAHATMAQALATEQGYRTILHRYSQLPTDMKLQWAKKVYDLQSDNQYKSDLKWMRGVGWITAGSLDVVQAKKAAELISERSYRQLPSAFSFTSVQDTPEMIQAKISYNQAVDSKYKEQGENIKHRYTSTAELPELLQAKLNAMNISETRYKESWSQLRDGGYKLKLDAIPFQAAKSSGEIISDHKYKEEFEKSKGKMVGLRSLEDDLNLSHSVHASSLSSEVQYKKGFEKSKSRFHLPMDMVTLVQARKAQALVSDQDYRHLLHHYTALSDDLRLMTAKKAHQLQSENLYRSDLNFMRGVGCIAPGALDIEERKRATDLISESKYRQQPHQLKYTTVTDSLDILHAKFSNKITNERLYKAAAEDVLHHYTTVLDLPEHVRAKLNTANISDIKYRESWLNTRAHGHKLTMDALQFQAAKSSGCIASDYQYKHDFVAERGKHIGARSILDDPRMLHCLRVAKLQSQKEYKRDSQHLHSQYHLSSDMVDLVHAKRAQALASDQDYKVLLHQYTTDPEDLKLQSAKQAHLLQSESRYRSDLNFLRGVGWEAAGSPYIQSVKKAGELISETKYRQNPGSMSFTSVTDSPSLLHAKNSYQQCSERLYKLGDQESMHRYTLPPDHPDFIRARINASQISDKAYRTLWEQSRAGGYDLRLDAIPFQTAKASREIASDFRYREAFVRDRGHQIGFRSVSDDPMTQRALRVGKLQSDLEYKRHSGEIRNMGRTHLDQQGFIQAKKSQELASNINYRQPLHHYTCDPEQLTLKHAKQAHGLQSDVKYKSDLNWMKGVGWTPPGYYKVELARRAAELRSADDGTPSPTGEEEYTAGEAESFSNINRDASEILHVKRRKALPVKK; from the exons GTGGAATACAAGCGCGGGCACGAGGAGCGGGTGTCACAGTACACCACGGTGGTGGACACTAAGGATATCTTACACGCCAGGTCCGGGGGTCAGCACCGCAGTGAT ATAAAATACACAGAAGACTACGAGGAGCAGAGGGGGAAGGGCAGCTACCCGGCACTGATCACTCCGGGCTACCAGATAGCCAAGAAGGCCAATGAGTTGGCCAGTGAT GTAAAATATCACCAGAGATATCAGAGGGAGATGAAAGGGAAAGCGACAGCAGCCGATGTCACCTCCACCCGGCGGAGCACGGAGCATCTGAGCCAG GAATACGATGAGGACCTGGAGGAATACAGGGGGAAGGGAAGCTTCCCGGCCATGATCACCCCAGCGTATCTCAGCGCCAAAAAGGCCAACGATATCGCCAGCGAT ATTAAATATAAGAAGGACCTGTCTAAGATGAGGGGCGCTGCTCAGTACCACACTCTGGCCGCAGAGGACAACCTGACGCTGAAACAAGCCCAGAACGTGAACAAGCTCGTCAGTGAG GTGGGATATAAGAAGGACTTAGAGAGCAGCAAAGGACACAGCATCAACTACTGTGAGACGCCCCAATTCAAGAACGTCAATAAGATCTCCAAGTACACCAGTGAT CTTAAATACAAAGAGAAGTATCAGACGCAGAAGGGACATTATGAAGGGGTCGGTATGGACCGACGCACGTTACACGCCATGAAGGCCGGGAGCCTCGCCAGCAAt ctcagctacaaatCAGACAAGACGGACATCACCGACGGGGAATACTGCTACCCGGCAACCCTGACGCCATCTTACCAGACCACAAAGAAGCTGCTCCCCCTGAAAGAT GTGAATTACCGCCAGAGCATCGACAAGATGAAATTCAGCTCAGTCGCCGACTCCCCACAGATCGTCCAGGCGCGGGTCAATGCCCAGCAGCTCAGCGAT CTGAATTACAGAGCGGATTATGAGAAATCTAAGACCCATTACACCCTGCCGCAGGACGTCCCGGAGATGGTGAAGGCCAAGGCCAACGCCGAGCTCTACAGTGAG AACAAGTACAAGGAGGAATGGATGAAGAGCAAAGGACAGAACTTCGAGATGAGTCTGGACAACCTGTCCCTGATGTCCGCTAAAGCTTCAGGGGACCTCGCAAGTGAT ATCAAATACAGAGAAGAATATGAGAAAAGTAAAGGAAAAGCGGCAGCGACGAGTGACTCGCGGCTCCTCCATTCTATGCAAGTTGGGAAGCTGAATAGTGAG ATCAACTACAAGAAAGGATTCGAGGAGACGAAGACGCAGTTCCACTTACCGATGGATATGGTGAACATGACGCACGCCAAGCAGGCGCAGGCCCTGGCCAGTGACCTGGATTACCGCCAGAAGCTCCATGAGTACACCATGCTGCCCGAGGACATGAAGGTGCAGTGGGCCAAGAAGGCCTACGACTTACAGAGCGAG AATCAGTACAGGTCGGATCTGACATGGATGAAGGGAGTCGGGTGGATGGCGGAGGGAAGCCTGAATGTGGAGCAAGCGAAGAAAGCCGGCGAGCTGGTCAGCGAG AAAAAGTATCGTCAGAAGGCGGACTCTCTGAAGTTCACCAGCGTGGCCGACAGTCCGCAGATCCGGCACGCCAAGAAGAGCCAGGAACTGCAGAGCCAT ATTGCATATAAGTCGGGCACCGAGGAtctcctccaccattacaccataCACAACGAGGAGCCCGTCTTCCAACAAGCCAGAATCAACGCGGCCAACCTGAGCGAG AAACTATATAAGAGCAGCTGGGAGAAGCAGAAGGAAAAGGGATTTGATCTGCGCTTGGATTCGCTGTCCATCCTCACCGCCAAAGCTAAGCGCGACCTCGCCAGCGAT ATCAAGTATAAGGAAAGCTACGAGAAGACGAAGGGGAAGATGATCGGGGTTCAGCGAGCAGAGGAAGACTCCAAGATTTCCCACTCTCTCCAGATGACCAAAATGCAGAGTGATCTGGAGTACAAGAAAGGTTTTGAGGACGCAAAGACGCAGTATCACGTGTCTATGGACATGTTAGACATGGCGCACGCCACCATGGCCCAAGCCCTGGCCACCGAGCAGGGTTACCGGACCATCCTGCACCGATACAGCCAGCTGCCTACCGACATGAAGCTTCAGTGGGCCAAGAAGGTCTACGACCTACAGAGTGAT AATCAGTATAAATCGGACCTGAAGTGGATGAGGGGGGTGGGCTGGATCACTGCCGGATCGCTGGATGTGGTGCAAGCAAAGAAAGCGGCTGAGCTGATAAGTGAG AGATCGTACAGGCAGCTGCCATCAGCGTTCAGCTTCACCAGCGTCCAGGATACTCCGGAGATGATCCAGGCCAAGATCAGCTACAACCAGGCGGTGGAT AGTAAATATAAAGAGCAGGGGGAGAATATAAAGCACCGGTACACGTCCACCGCCGAGCTGCCCGAGCTGCTGCAAGCCAAACTCAATGCCATGAACATCAGTGAG ACTCGGTACAAGGAGTCCTGGAGCCAACTGCGTGATGGCGGATACAAGTTGAAACTGGACGCCATCCCCTTCCAGGCCGCAAAGTCCTCGGGGGAAATCATCAGTGAT CATAAATATAAAGAGGAGTTTGAAAAATCTAAAGGGAAGATGGTCGGCCTGCGGAGCCTGGAGGACGACCTGAACCTGTCGCATTCTGTCCACGCCTCGTCCCTGTCCAGTGAG GTCCAGTACAAGAAAGGCTTCGAGAAGAGTAAGTCTCGCTTCCACCTGCCGATGGATATGGTGACCTTGGTCCAGGCCCGGAAAGCACAGGCTTTGGTCAGTGACCAGGACTACAGACATCTGCTTCACCACTACACGGCGCTGTCTGACGACCTCCGACTGATGACCGCGAAGAAGGCGCATCAGCTGCAAAGCGAG AATCTGTATCGATCGGATCTGAACTTTATGAGAGGCGTGGGCTGCATCGCTCCCGGAGCCCTGGATATCGAGGAGCGGAAGAGAGCGACAGACCTGATCAGCGAG AGTAAATATCGCCAGCAGCCGCACCAGCTGAAGTACACCACGGTGACCGACTCCCTGGACATCCTACACGCCAAATTCAGCAACAAGATAACCAATGAG CGTCTGTACAAGGCGGCCGCCGAGGACGTTCTCCACCACTATACCACCGTGCTGGACCTCccggagcacgtccgggccaagCTCAACACCGCCAACATCAGTGAT ATAAAGTACCGGGAGTCGTGGCTGAACACTCGCGCTCACGGCCACAAGCTCACCATGGACGCCCTTCAGTTCCAGGCGGCAAAGTCCTCGGGGTGTATAGCCAGTGAT TATCAGTACAAACATGACTTTGTGGCAGAGAGAGGGAAACACATTGGGGCCCGCAGCATCTTAGACGACCCCCGGATGCTGCACTGTCTGCGCGTCGCCAAGTTACAGAGCCAGAAGGAATATAAGAGAGACTCCCAGCATCTTCACTCCCAGTATCACCTCTCCAGTGACATGGTGGACCTGGTGCACGCCAAGAGGGCACAAGCCTTAGCCAGCGACCAGGACTACAAGGTCCTGCTCCACCAGTACACCACCGACCCCGAGGACCTAAAGCTGCAGTCTGCAAAGCAAGCCCATCTGCTGCAAAGTGAG TCACGGTACAGGTCCGACCTCAACTTTCTGAGAGGAGTGGGATGGGAGGCAGCGGgatccccctatatacaaagTGTGAAGAAGGCCGGAGAGCTGATCAGTGAG ACCAAATATCGTCAGAACCCAGGATCTATGTCTTTCACATCAGTTACGGACTCTCCCAGTTTGCTTCATGCCAAGAACAGTTATCAGCAGTGCAGTGAG AGATTGTATAAATTAGGGGATCAGGAATCGATGCACAGATACACGTTACCTCCAGACCACCCGGACTTTATCCGCGCTCGAATCAACGCCTCCCAGATAAGTGAT AAAGCCTACAGGACGCTGTGGGAGCAGTCCCGTGCCGGCGGCTATGACCTGCGCCTGGACGCCATTCCTTTCCAAACCGCCAAGGCGTCCAGGGAGATCGCCAGTGAC TTCCGGTATAGAGAAGCCTTCGTGAGGGATCGGGGTCACCAGATCGGCTTCCGCAGCGTAAGCGATGACCCCATGACACAACGCGCTCTGAGGGTCGGCAAACTCCAGAGCGATCTAGAGTACAAGAGACACTCAGGAGAGATCCGGAACATGGGCCGGACTCATCTGGATCAACAGGGATTCATCCAGGCCAAGAAGAGTCAGGAGCTGGCCAGCAACATCAACTACCGCCAGCCCCTGCACCACTACACGTGTGACCCCGAGCAGCTGACCCTGAAACACGCCAAACAGGCGCACGGGCTCCAGAGCGAT GTTAAATACAAATCTGATCTGAACTGGATGAAAGGCGTGGGATGGACTCCTCCCGGCTACTACAAGGTGGAGCTGGCCCGCCGGGCCGCGGAGCTGAGGAGTGCAGATGATGGGACCCCGAGCCCCACCGGGGAGGAAGAGTATACAGCG GGTGAAGCAGAATCTTTCAGTAACATAAACCGAGACGCCTCCGAGATCCTTCATGTGAAGAGGAGAAAAGCTCTTCCTGTGAAGAAATGA
- the NRAP gene encoding nebulin-related-anchoring protein isoform X2: MNVVPCARCGYGVYPAEKINCIDQTWHKACFHCEVCKMILTVNNFVSFQKKPYCQAHNPKNNTFTSVYETPVNIHVKKQSETFSENEYEEGKSWLSNVDPDMVRIEQAQKTIDNVQYTEDYEQQIRKGSFPAMITPAYQTARKAAQQASNVEYKRGHEERVSQYTTVVDTKDILHARSGGQHRSDIKYTEDYEEQRGKGSYPALITPGYQIAKKANELASDVKYHQRYQREMKGKATAADVTSTRRSTEHLSQEYDEDLEEYRGKGSFPAMITPAYLSAKKANDIASDIKYKKDLSKMRGAAQYHTLAAEDNLTLKQAQNVNKLVSEVGYKKDLESSKGHSINYCETPQFKNVNKISKYTSDLKYKEKYQTQKGHYEGVGMDRRTLHAMKAGSLASNLSYKSDKTDITDGEYCYPATLTPSYQTTKKLLPLKDVNYRQSIDKMKFSSVADSPQIVQARVNAQQLSDLNYRADYEKSKTHYTLPQDVPEMVKAKANAELYSENKYKEEWMKSKGQNFEMSLDNLSLMSAKASGDLASDIKYREEYEKSKGKAAATSDSRLLHSMQVGKLNSEINYKKGFEETKTQFHLPMDMVNMTHAKQAQALASDLDYRQKLHEYTMLPEDMKVQWAKKAYDLQSENQYRSDLTWMKGVGWMAEGSLNVEQAKKAGELVSEKKYRQKADSLKFTSVADSPQIRHAKKSQELQSHIAYKSGTEDLLHHYTIHNEEPVFQQARINAANLSEKLYKSSWEKQKEKGFDLRLDSLSILTAKAKRDLASDIKYKESYEKTKGKMIGVQRAEEDSKISHSLQMTKMQSDLEYKKGFEDAKTQYHVSMDMLDMAHATMAQALATEQGYRTILHRYSQLPTDMKLQWAKKVYDLQSDNQYKSDLKWMRGVGWITAGSLDVVQAKKAAELISERSYRQLPSAFSFTSVQDTPEMIQAKISYNQAVDSKYKEQGENIKHRYTSTAELPELLQAKLNAMNISETRYKESWSQLRDGGYKLKLDAIPFQAAKSSGEIISDHKYKEEFEKSKGKMVGLRSLEDDLNLSHSVHASSLSSEVQYKKGFEKSKSRFHLPMDMVTLVQARKAQALVSDQDYRHLLHHYTALSDDLRLMTAKKAHQLQSENLYRSDLNFMRGVGCIAPGALDIEERKRATDLISESKYRQQPHQLKYTTVTDSLDILHAKFSNKITNERLYKAAAEDVLHHYTTVLDLPEHVRAKLNTANISDIKYRESWLNTRAHGHKLTMDALQFQAAKSSGCIASDYQYKHDFVAERGKHIGARSILDDPRMLHCLRVAKLQSQKEYKRDSQHLHSQYHLSSDMVDLVHAKRAQALASDQDYKVLLHQYTTDPEDLKLQSAKQAHLLQSESRYRSDLNFLRGVGWEAAGSPYIQSVKKAGELISETKYRQNPGSMSFTSVTDSPSLLHAKNSYQQCSERLYKLGDQESMHRYTLPPDHPDFIRARINASQISDKAYRTLWEQSRAGGYDLRLDAIPFQTAKASREIASDFRYREAFVRDRGHQIGFRSVSDDPMTQRALRVGKLQSDLEYKRHSGEIRNMGRTHLDQQGFIQAKKSQELASNINYRQPLHHYTCDPEQLTLKHAKQAHGLQSDVKYKSDLNWMKGVGWTPPGYYKVELARRAAELRSADDGTPSPTGEEEYTAGEAESFSNINRDASEILHVKRRKALPVKK; the protein is encoded by the exons GTGGAATACAAGCGCGGGCACGAGGAGCGGGTGTCACAGTACACCACGGTGGTGGACACTAAGGATATCTTACACGCCAGGTCCGGGGGTCAGCACCGCAGTGAT ATAAAATACACAGAAGACTACGAGGAGCAGAGGGGGAAGGGCAGCTACCCGGCACTGATCACTCCGGGCTACCAGATAGCCAAGAAGGCCAATGAGTTGGCCAGTGAT GTAAAATATCACCAGAGATATCAGAGGGAGATGAAAGGGAAAGCGACAGCAGCCGATGTCACCTCCACCCGGCGGAGCACGGAGCATCTGAGCCAG GAATACGATGAGGACCTGGAGGAATACAGGGGGAAGGGAAGCTTCCCGGCCATGATCACCCCAGCGTATCTCAGCGCCAAAAAGGCCAACGATATCGCCAGCGAT ATTAAATATAAGAAGGACCTGTCTAAGATGAGGGGCGCTGCTCAGTACCACACTCTGGCCGCAGAGGACAACCTGACGCTGAAACAAGCCCAGAACGTGAACAAGCTCGTCAGTGAG GTGGGATATAAGAAGGACTTAGAGAGCAGCAAAGGACACAGCATCAACTACTGTGAGACGCCCCAATTCAAGAACGTCAATAAGATCTCCAAGTACACCAGTGAT CTTAAATACAAAGAGAAGTATCAGACGCAGAAGGGACATTATGAAGGGGTCGGTATGGACCGACGCACGTTACACGCCATGAAGGCCGGGAGCCTCGCCAGCAAt ctcagctacaaatCAGACAAGACGGACATCACCGACGGGGAATACTGCTACCCGGCAACCCTGACGCCATCTTACCAGACCACAAAGAAGCTGCTCCCCCTGAAAGAT GTGAATTACCGCCAGAGCATCGACAAGATGAAATTCAGCTCAGTCGCCGACTCCCCACAGATCGTCCAGGCGCGGGTCAATGCCCAGCAGCTCAGCGAT CTGAATTACAGAGCGGATTATGAGAAATCTAAGACCCATTACACCCTGCCGCAGGACGTCCCGGAGATGGTGAAGGCCAAGGCCAACGCCGAGCTCTACAGTGAG AACAAGTACAAGGAGGAATGGATGAAGAGCAAAGGACAGAACTTCGAGATGAGTCTGGACAACCTGTCCCTGATGTCCGCTAAAGCTTCAGGGGACCTCGCAAGTGAT ATCAAATACAGAGAAGAATATGAGAAAAGTAAAGGAAAAGCGGCAGCGACGAGTGACTCGCGGCTCCTCCATTCTATGCAAGTTGGGAAGCTGAATAGTGAG ATCAACTACAAGAAAGGATTCGAGGAGACGAAGACGCAGTTCCACTTACCGATGGATATGGTGAACATGACGCACGCCAAGCAGGCGCAGGCCCTGGCCAGTGACCTGGATTACCGCCAGAAGCTCCATGAGTACACCATGCTGCCCGAGGACATGAAGGTGCAGTGGGCCAAGAAGGCCTACGACTTACAGAGCGAG AATCAGTACAGGTCGGATCTGACATGGATGAAGGGAGTCGGGTGGATGGCGGAGGGAAGCCTGAATGTGGAGCAAGCGAAGAAAGCCGGCGAGCTGGTCAGCGAG AAAAAGTATCGTCAGAAGGCGGACTCTCTGAAGTTCACCAGCGTGGCCGACAGTCCGCAGATCCGGCACGCCAAGAAGAGCCAGGAACTGCAGAGCCAT ATTGCATATAAGTCGGGCACCGAGGAtctcctccaccattacaccataCACAACGAGGAGCCCGTCTTCCAACAAGCCAGAATCAACGCGGCCAACCTGAGCGAG AAACTATATAAGAGCAGCTGGGAGAAGCAGAAGGAAAAGGGATTTGATCTGCGCTTGGATTCGCTGTCCATCCTCACCGCCAAAGCTAAGCGCGACCTCGCCAGCGAT ATCAAGTATAAGGAAAGCTACGAGAAGACGAAGGGGAAGATGATCGGGGTTCAGCGAGCAGAGGAAGACTCCAAGATTTCCCACTCTCTCCAGATGACCAAAATGCAGAGTGATCTGGAGTACAAGAAAGGTTTTGAGGACGCAAAGACGCAGTATCACGTGTCTATGGACATGTTAGACATGGCGCACGCCACCATGGCCCAAGCCCTGGCCACCGAGCAGGGTTACCGGACCATCCTGCACCGATACAGCCAGCTGCCTACCGACATGAAGCTTCAGTGGGCCAAGAAGGTCTACGACCTACAGAGTGAT AATCAGTATAAATCGGACCTGAAGTGGATGAGGGGGGTGGGCTGGATCACTGCCGGATCGCTGGATGTGGTGCAAGCAAAGAAAGCGGCTGAGCTGATAAGTGAG AGATCGTACAGGCAGCTGCCATCAGCGTTCAGCTTCACCAGCGTCCAGGATACTCCGGAGATGATCCAGGCCAAGATCAGCTACAACCAGGCGGTGGAT AGTAAATATAAAGAGCAGGGGGAGAATATAAAGCACCGGTACACGTCCACCGCCGAGCTGCCCGAGCTGCTGCAAGCCAAACTCAATGCCATGAACATCAGTGAG ACTCGGTACAAGGAGTCCTGGAGCCAACTGCGTGATGGCGGATACAAGTTGAAACTGGACGCCATCCCCTTCCAGGCCGCAAAGTCCTCGGGGGAAATCATCAGTGAT CATAAATATAAAGAGGAGTTTGAAAAATCTAAAGGGAAGATGGTCGGCCTGCGGAGCCTGGAGGACGACCTGAACCTGTCGCATTCTGTCCACGCCTCGTCCCTGTCCAGTGAG GTCCAGTACAAGAAAGGCTTCGAGAAGAGTAAGTCTCGCTTCCACCTGCCGATGGATATGGTGACCTTGGTCCAGGCCCGGAAAGCACAGGCTTTGGTCAGTGACCAGGACTACAGACATCTGCTTCACCACTACACGGCGCTGTCTGACGACCTCCGACTGATGACCGCGAAGAAGGCGCATCAGCTGCAAAGCGAG AATCTGTATCGATCGGATCTGAACTTTATGAGAGGCGTGGGCTGCATCGCTCCCGGAGCCCTGGATATCGAGGAGCGGAAGAGAGCGACAGACCTGATCAGCGAG AGTAAATATCGCCAGCAGCCGCACCAGCTGAAGTACACCACGGTGACCGACTCCCTGGACATCCTACACGCCAAATTCAGCAACAAGATAACCAATGAG CGTCTGTACAAGGCGGCCGCCGAGGACGTTCTCCACCACTATACCACCGTGCTGGACCTCccggagcacgtccgggccaagCTCAACACCGCCAACATCAGTGAT ATAAAGTACCGGGAGTCGTGGCTGAACACTCGCGCTCACGGCCACAAGCTCACCATGGACGCCCTTCAGTTCCAGGCGGCAAAGTCCTCGGGGTGTATAGCCAGTGAT TATCAGTACAAACATGACTTTGTGGCAGAGAGAGGGAAACACATTGGGGCCCGCAGCATCTTAGACGACCCCCGGATGCTGCACTGTCTGCGCGTCGCCAAGTTACAGAGCCAGAAGGAATATAAGAGAGACTCCCAGCATCTTCACTCCCAGTATCACCTCTCCAGTGACATGGTGGACCTGGTGCACGCCAAGAGGGCACAAGCCTTAGCCAGCGACCAGGACTACAAGGTCCTGCTCCACCAGTACACCACCGACCCCGAGGACCTAAAGCTGCAGTCTGCAAAGCAAGCCCATCTGCTGCAAAGTGAG TCACGGTACAGGTCCGACCTCAACTTTCTGAGAGGAGTGGGATGGGAGGCAGCGGgatccccctatatacaaagTGTGAAGAAGGCCGGAGAGCTGATCAGTGAG ACCAAATATCGTCAGAACCCAGGATCTATGTCTTTCACATCAGTTACGGACTCTCCCAGTTTGCTTCATGCCAAGAACAGTTATCAGCAGTGCAGTGAG AGATTGTATAAATTAGGGGATCAGGAATCGATGCACAGATACACGTTACCTCCAGACCACCCGGACTTTATCCGCGCTCGAATCAACGCCTCCCAGATAAGTGAT AAAGCCTACAGGACGCTGTGGGAGCAGTCCCGTGCCGGCGGCTATGACCTGCGCCTGGACGCCATTCCTTTCCAAACCGCCAAGGCGTCCAGGGAGATCGCCAGTGAC TTCCGGTATAGAGAAGCCTTCGTGAGGGATCGGGGTCACCAGATCGGCTTCCGCAGCGTAAGCGATGACCCCATGACACAACGCGCTCTGAGGGTCGGCAAACTCCAGAGCGATCTAGAGTACAAGAGACACTCAGGAGAGATCCGGAACATGGGCCGGACTCATCTGGATCAACAGGGATTCATCCAGGCCAAGAAGAGTCAGGAGCTGGCCAGCAACATCAACTACCGCCAGCCCCTGCACCACTACACGTGTGACCCCGAGCAGCTGACCCTGAAACACGCCAAACAGGCGCACGGGCTCCAGAGCGAT GTTAAATACAAATCTGATCTGAACTGGATGAAAGGCGTGGGATGGACTCCTCCCGGCTACTACAAGGTGGAGCTGGCCCGCCGGGCCGCGGAGCTGAGGAGTGCAGATGATGGGACCCCGAGCCCCACCGGGGAGGAAGAGTATACAGCG GGTGAAGCAGAATCTTTCAGTAACATAAACCGAGACGCCTCCGAGATCCTTCATGTGAAGAGGAGAAAAGCTCTTCCTGTGAAGAAATGA